From one Microthrixaceae bacterium genomic stretch:
- a CDS encoding GNAT family N-acetyltransferase codes for MSSRRFSTRQWPRPPSLLRCSPNQRCSIRKPDTRTVPESPLVAPAPLDKSHETASFRSGADELDDWLRRYAWVNHQSGNARVFVATRDTRVVGYYALATAGVEKAEAPDSLTKGGVPAQMPCLLLARLAVDESEKNRGLGRGLLVDAIRRAVRVSDDVGVRALLIHARDDDARSFYEHHGEFVASPTDPLHLFMHLKHARRLLASD; via the coding sequence ATGAGTTCGAGGCGCTTCTCGACGCGCCAGTGGCCGAGACCCCCAAGCTTGCTGCGCTGCTCACCGAACCAACGGTGTTCGATTCGCAAGCCTGACACTCGTACCGTGCCGGAGTCACCGCTGGTTGCCCCGGCGCCGCTCGACAAATCTCATGAGACCGCCAGCTTCAGGAGCGGCGCCGACGAGCTGGACGATTGGCTGCGTCGGTATGCCTGGGTCAACCACCAGTCCGGGAACGCTCGGGTGTTCGTGGCAACGAGGGACACTCGCGTTGTTGGCTACTACGCGCTCGCAACGGCGGGGGTCGAGAAGGCCGAGGCCCCGGACAGCCTCACCAAAGGCGGCGTCCCAGCGCAGATGCCATGTCTTCTCCTAGCTCGTCTCGCTGTCGACGAGTCCGAAAAGAACCGAGGACTCGGCCGCGGACTCCTCGTCGACGCGATTCGTCGAGCTGTCAGGGTTTCCGACGACGTTGGTGTTCGGGCCCTGCTTATTCATGCGCGGGACGACGATGCTCGGTCCTTCTACGAACACCACGGCGAGTTCGTGGCGTCCCCCACCGATCCGCTCCACCTGTTCATGCATCTCAAGCACGCACGTCGGCTTCTCGCATCCGACTAG
- a CDS encoding DUF1778 domain-containing protein: MPQQSVSERNQRDSRLNIRTSTQQQQLIRSAAAALDKSVTDFVLESATTNAERVLADRRWFILSPDAWDEFEALLDAPVAETPKLAALLTEPTVFDSQA, encoded by the coding sequence ATGCCTCAGCAGTCCGTCAGTGAGCGGAACCAGCGGGATTCTCGTTTGAACATCCGCACGTCGACTCAACAGCAGCAGCTCATTCGCAGCGCGGCAGCGGCACTGGACAAGAGTGTGACTGATTTCGTGCTGGAAAGCGCCACGACTAACGCCGAGCGCGTGCTAGCCGACCGTCGCTGGTTCATCCTCTCGCCAGATGCCTGGGATGAGTTCGAGGCGCTTCTCGACGCGCCAGTGGCCGAGACCCCCAAGCTTGCTGCGCTGCTCACCGAACCAACGGTGTTCGATTCGCAAGCCTGA
- a CDS encoding MGMT family protein, whose protein sequence is MHAALAAIPDGRWTTFGDLAALAGTAAQAFGNHIVANVSLPPRRPCQRRTAVA, encoded by the coding sequence ATGCACGCCGCTCTCGCCGCCATCCCCGACGGGCGATGGACCACCTTCGGAGATCTCGCCGCCCTGGCTGGGACCGCTGCTCAAGCCTTCGGCAACCACATCGTCGCCAATGTTTCGCTGCCCCCGCGTCGGCCTTGTCAGCGTCGGACGGCCGTAGCCTGA
- a CDS encoding YdiU family protein, whose translation MTITWPLATDQTFVDQLEGLYVEWSAASVPEPTMLALNTDLAKELGIDPEVLASPEGLAVLAGNSVPPGVVPVAQAYAGHQFGGYSPRLGDGRALLVGELIDRHGQRRDLHLKGSGRTPFARGGDGKAAVGPMLREYVMGEAMFGLGIPTTRALAVVATGEPVMREVVLPGAVLARVAASHLRVGTFQYAAATGDQALLARLVDHAITRHHPQAVGSDRPALALLESVVEAQASLVARWMLVGFIHGVMNTDNTTISGETIDYGPCAFMDAYDPATVFSSIDHQGRYAFGNQPAIMAWNLARLAEALLVVIDDDQDSAVTAATEVLSRFPEHLARTHEPAMRAKLGLDPDREQDGDPDLAADLLALMREHRVDHTMAFRALGAAARGDVAPFTGLFAQPTAVDAWLGRWSSRLGPDRVAVGAAMDRVNPIYIPRNHLVEEALAAATEGDLTLFDRLVEVVSQPFDARPGLARYAEPAPESFGHYQTFCGT comes from the coding sequence ATGACGATCACCTGGCCGTTGGCGACCGACCAGACCTTTGTGGATCAGCTCGAGGGGCTTTACGTCGAGTGGTCGGCGGCGTCGGTGCCCGAGCCGACGATGCTGGCTCTCAACACGGATCTGGCAAAGGAGTTGGGGATCGACCCCGAGGTGTTGGCCAGTCCCGAAGGTCTGGCGGTGTTGGCCGGCAATTCCGTACCGCCGGGGGTGGTACCGGTGGCCCAGGCCTATGCCGGTCACCAGTTCGGCGGGTATTCGCCGCGCTTGGGAGACGGTCGGGCGTTGCTGGTGGGCGAACTCATCGATCGCCACGGGCAACGCCGAGACCTCCACCTCAAGGGTTCGGGTCGAACCCCGTTTGCTCGTGGGGGCGACGGCAAGGCCGCGGTGGGACCGATGCTGCGGGAGTACGTGATGGGGGAGGCCATGTTCGGGTTGGGAATCCCCACCACCCGGGCGTTGGCGGTGGTGGCCACCGGGGAACCGGTGATGCGAGAGGTCGTCTTGCCGGGGGCGGTGCTGGCCCGGGTGGCGGCCAGCCATCTGCGGGTGGGCACGTTCCAGTACGCGGCAGCCACGGGTGACCAGGCGTTGCTGGCCAGGCTGGTCGACCATGCCATCACCCGCCATCACCCTCAGGCTGTCGGGTCCGACCGCCCAGCGCTTGCCCTGCTGGAGTCGGTGGTAGAGGCTCAGGCCTCGTTGGTGGCGCGTTGGATGTTGGTCGGGTTCATCCATGGCGTGATGAACACCGACAACACCACCATCTCGGGTGAGACGATCGACTATGGCCCGTGCGCGTTCATGGACGCGTACGACCCGGCCACGGTGTTCAGCTCCATCGATCACCAGGGCCGGTATGCGTTTGGGAACCAGCCGGCGATCATGGCTTGGAACCTGGCCCGACTGGCCGAGGCGTTGCTGGTTGTCATCGATGACGACCAGGACTCCGCTGTCACCGCGGCTACCGAGGTGTTGAGCCGATTCCCCGAGCATCTGGCCCGGACTCACGAGCCGGCCATGCGGGCCAAACTCGGCCTGGACCCCGATCGTGAACAAGACGGGGACCCAGACCTGGCCGCCGACTTGTTGGCGCTGATGCGCGAACACCGGGTCGACCACACCATGGCGTTTCGGGCCTTGGGTGCGGCGGCTCGAGGTGACGTCGCTCCCTTTACCGGGTTGTTCGCCCAACCAACGGCAGTCGATGCCTGGTTGGGGCGGTGGTCGTCACGGCTTGGGCCTGATCGGGTAGCGGTGGGTGCGGCCATGGATCGGGTCAACCCGATCTATATCCCCCGCAACCACCTGGTCGAAGAAGCCCTGGCCGCGGCTACCGAAGGTGATCTCACGCTGTTCGACCGGTTGGTCGAGGTGGTGTCCCAACCCTTCGATGCCCGACCGGGCCTGGCCCGCTACGCCGAACCCGCCCCCGAGTCGTTCGGCCACTACCAAACCTTCTGCGGCACCTGA
- a CDS encoding DUF2510 domain-containing protein, whose protein sequence is MRDVAKRFLRKQAVVGIDVLSDASVQAILDECLDEAAVSLGTKRPLPPTSADAVPEAWLPDPTGRHDVRWWNGHSWTDQVSDAGFGP, encoded by the coding sequence ATGCGGGACGTCGCCAAGCGCTTCCTGCGGAAGCAGGCGGTCGTCGGCATCGACGTGCTCTCAGACGCCAGTGTTCAGGCGATTCTCGACGAGTGCTTGGACGAAGCTGCGGTCTCGCTCGGGACGAAGCGGCCGCTGCCGCCGACGTCAGCGGATGCGGTACCCGAAGCGTGGCTGCCGGACCCAACCGGACGCCACGATGTCCGATGGTGGAATGGCCACTCGTGGACCGACCAAGTCTCGGACGCGGGGTTCGGTCCATAG
- a CDS encoding class I SAM-dependent methyltransferase produces MMWTRDRELSEILDGNVAAFERYRIRGTSVPLAGAQQMIVDTIERMERVSFGHTAVADAILDLAVSRAGARRPVRVLEVAAGNGWLTANLAGRAVRRGLEVDLTATDINVDLVDSMRERFEMDGVRATVRQADVSNLSEMGDGEVHVAVMSMCLHHLPAEIITASIRELHRVSAGGMVIHDLRRSLVSLLGLPPLAVAVAPMGGQGFALHDTAVSVRRAYTAGELEALLTEAGLGASYRVGRLPSRHPERWVTATVWR; encoded by the coding sequence ATGATGTGGACCCGTGATCGTGAGCTGTCTGAGATCCTCGATGGCAACGTCGCTGCCTTCGAGCGGTACCGGATCCGGGGTACTTCGGTGCCCTTGGCGGGTGCACAGCAGATGATCGTGGACACCATCGAGCGCATGGAGAGGGTGAGCTTCGGTCACACCGCGGTTGCCGATGCCATCTTGGATCTGGCCGTGAGTCGGGCCGGTGCTCGCCGCCCCGTCCGGGTGCTCGAGGTGGCCGCCGGGAACGGATGGCTGACCGCCAACCTGGCCGGCCGGGCAGTTCGGCGGGGCCTAGAGGTCGACCTGACCGCCACGGACATCAACGTCGATCTTGTCGACTCGATGCGGGAGCGCTTCGAGATGGACGGGGTTCGGGCCACGGTCCGTCAGGCCGATGTATCGAACCTGTCGGAGATGGGCGACGGGGAGGTTCATGTGGCGGTCATGTCGATGTGTCTCCACCATCTGCCGGCGGAGATCATCACCGCGTCGATACGCGAGCTCCACCGGGTCTCGGCCGGCGGGATGGTGATCCACGACCTTCGACGTAGCCTGGTATCCCTGCTGGGACTGCCGCCGCTGGCGGTGGCGGTGGCCCCGATGGGAGGGCAGGGTTTCGCTCTCCACGACACGGCGGTGTCGGTGCGGCGTGCCTACACCGCTGGCGAGCTGGAAGCTCTGTTGACCGAGGCGGGGCTTGGAGCCAGCTACCGGGTCGGCCGTCTGCCGAGCCGGCATCCAGAGCGTTGGGTGACCGCCACCGTCTGGCGTTGA
- a CDS encoding TOBE domain-containing protein produces MAELLGVSVDTVRRWCDEGVLGTTRSEGGHRLVSGPDLARMLSERPPAYEPDSLSPQSARNRFTGIVTRVERDGLTAVVEIQAGPHRIVSLMTSEAADDLALEPGDMAVAAVKSTTVVVEVPRT; encoded by the coding sequence GTGGCGGAGTTGTTGGGGGTGAGCGTCGACACCGTGCGGCGGTGGTGCGACGAGGGGGTGCTGGGGACCACGCGCAGCGAGGGCGGCCACCGCCTGGTGTCGGGTCCGGACCTGGCCCGGATGCTCAGCGAACGTCCACCTGCCTATGAACCCGACTCGCTGTCTCCCCAGTCGGCTCGGAACCGATTCACCGGGATAGTCACCAGAGTGGAACGAGACGGTTTGACCGCCGTGGTCGAGATCCAAGCCGGTCCGCACCGGATCGTGTCGTTGATGACCAGCGAAGCCGCCGACGACCTGGCTCTCGAGCCGGGAGATATGGCCGTCGCCGCCGTCAAGTCCACCACTGTGGTCGTCGAGGTCCCCCGAACCTGA
- the modA gene encoding molybdate ABC transporter substrate-binding protein yields MSKTWSRWLALLVLVVAVLTGCGSDSDDSATTTTAVEATTTTAAESTTTTPSLEGKITVSAAASLRDAFTAIAADVNETNPDLEIEFNFDSSSTLATQIIEGAPADVFASADEKNMTKLAEADKVDGESTIFARNELVIVTKPGNPAGIESLADLATAAQDGVISLCGEDVPCGRYAAEALTAAGVTIPETSVTRGQNVTATLTALTEGDAVAAIVYATDALAAGDTVTTIKIPAEHNVIASYPIAAVSGSEQAELANAFVEAVLSEAGQKILETYGFLPPQ; encoded by the coding sequence ATGAGCAAGACCTGGAGCAGGTGGCTGGCACTCCTGGTGCTGGTCGTGGCGGTGCTGACGGGCTGCGGAAGCGATTCCGACGACAGCGCGACGACCACCACCGCCGTCGAAGCCACCACCACGACCGCGGCTGAATCCACCACCACAACGCCCAGCCTCGAAGGCAAGATCACCGTGTCGGCGGCTGCCTCGTTGCGAGACGCCTTCACCGCCATCGCCGCCGATGTGAACGAGACCAACCCCGACCTCGAGATCGAGTTCAACTTCGACTCCTCGTCCACGCTCGCCACCCAGATCATCGAAGGCGCACCCGCTGACGTATTCGCGTCGGCCGACGAGAAGAACATGACCAAGCTCGCCGAGGCCGACAAGGTGGACGGTGAGTCCACGATCTTCGCTCGCAATGAACTGGTGATAGTCACCAAGCCCGGGAACCCCGCAGGGATCGAGTCGCTCGCCGACCTGGCCACTGCTGCCCAGGACGGGGTCATCTCGCTGTGCGGTGAGGACGTGCCCTGTGGCCGCTACGCCGCCGAGGCCCTGACCGCGGCGGGTGTGACCATCCCCGAGACTTCGGTCACCCGCGGCCAGAACGTGACCGCCACCCTCACCGCCCTCACCGAAGGCGATGCCGTGGCCGCCATCGTCTACGCCACCGACGCCCTCGCCGCTGGCGATACGGTGACCACCATCAAGATCCCCGCCGAGCACAATGTGATCGCTTCATACCCGATCGCCGCAGTGAGCGGATCCGAGCAGGCTGAGCTGGCCAACGCCTTCGTCGAAGCTGTGCTCAGCGAGGCCGGCCAGAAGATCCTCGAGACCTACGGCTTCTTGCCTCCGCAGTGA
- the modB gene encoding molybdate ABC transporter permease subunit, with protein sequence MRTGPSTANRRRAPVGVLGLAVVAGLFFALPFVGVLNRADWANLPRDLSSARSVEALRLSLVCSLIATVVSILLGTPLAWVLARTDMPGRSVLRALVLLPMVLPPVVGGVALLSAFSLRSPIGGWLHDIAGIQLTFSPAGVVMAETFVAMPFFVITVEGALRGMDQRFEEAAATLGANRATVFARVTVPMIGPSMMAGAVLAWARALGEFGATITFAGNIAGRTRTLPLAVYLELESNPQAAVALSLVLLGVSLVVLVALRDRWFTRI encoded by the coding sequence ATGCGGACCGGCCCCAGCACTGCGAACCGGCGTCGCGCCCCGGTCGGAGTGCTGGGGCTGGCCGTGGTGGCGGGACTGTTCTTCGCCCTGCCCTTCGTGGGGGTGCTGAACCGGGCTGACTGGGCGAACCTTCCCCGAGACCTGAGCTCGGCTCGTTCGGTCGAAGCCCTCCGGCTCTCGCTGGTGTGTTCGCTGATAGCCACCGTGGTGTCGATCCTGCTCGGGACCCCGCTGGCGTGGGTCCTGGCCCGAACCGACATGCCGGGCCGGTCGGTGCTGCGAGCCTTGGTCCTGCTCCCGATGGTCTTGCCGCCCGTCGTCGGTGGCGTGGCGTTGCTGTCGGCGTTCAGCCTTCGCAGCCCGATCGGCGGGTGGCTACACGACATCGCCGGCATACAGCTCACCTTCTCGCCGGCCGGGGTGGTCATGGCCGAGACGTTCGTGGCCATGCCGTTCTTCGTGATCACGGTGGAAGGGGCGCTACGGGGCATGGACCAGCGCTTCGAAGAGGCCGCCGCCACCCTCGGAGCCAACCGGGCCACCGTGTTCGCGCGGGTGACGGTGCCGATGATCGGTCCGTCGATGATGGCGGGTGCGGTGCTGGCCTGGGCCCGGGCCCTGGGTGAGTTCGGTGCCACCATCACCTTTGCCGGCAATATCGCCGGACGGACCCGAACGTTGCCGCTGGCCGTGTATCTGGAACTGGAGTCCAACCCCCAGGCCGCGGTGGCCCTCAGCCTGGTGCTGCTCGGCGTGTCGTTGGTGGTGCTGGTGGCGCTTCGAGACCGGTGGTTCACCCGGATATGA
- a CDS encoding ATP-binding cassette domain-containing protein, with amino-acid sequence MSLEVHGQLRLGHDRVGHGRWGRGRVERLRGESGRGELGRGELAGQQVGGVELEVDLVAEAGAVTALLGPNGAGKTTLLRAVAGTIGLDRGSIVLAGKVFDEPPGLFVPPEDRQLGVVHQDHLLFPHLTALENVAFGPLCLGQSKAMARRSALALLESVGVGEQARQKPRSLSGGQAQRVALARALALDPAALLLDEPLAALDAATRVEVRRELRRHLVGFAGPTVLITHDAVDAMALADRVAVMENGQITQVGTLAEVMARPRSRYVADLIGTNLLHGTASGTTLTTDQGATLTLAETHHGEVAVTLAPAAVALHRSPPEGSPRNRWSTTVRHLDLVGDRVRVGLGDPVPLTAEITTAARAELDLREGDEIWVAVKATEIVAYPR; translated from the coding sequence ATGAGCCTCGAAGTTCACGGACAGCTACGGCTGGGTCATGACCGGGTCGGTCACGGTAGGTGGGGCCGTGGTCGCGTCGAACGCCTCCGGGGTGAAAGCGGGAGGGGTGAACTCGGCCGGGGTGAACTCGCCGGGCAACAGGTTGGGGGTGTGGAGCTCGAGGTCGACTTGGTGGCCGAAGCGGGTGCCGTAACCGCGCTCCTCGGGCCCAACGGGGCCGGCAAGACGACGCTCCTGCGGGCGGTGGCTGGAACCATCGGGCTCGACCGCGGGTCGATCGTGCTGGCCGGAAAGGTGTTCGATGAGCCACCGGGGCTCTTCGTTCCGCCCGAGGATCGTCAACTCGGGGTGGTGCACCAAGATCACCTGCTCTTCCCCCATCTCACCGCCCTGGAAAACGTGGCGTTCGGACCGCTCTGTCTGGGCCAATCCAAGGCGATGGCCCGACGCTCCGCACTTGCACTGTTGGAGTCGGTGGGGGTCGGCGAACAGGCCCGACAGAAGCCCCGTTCGTTGTCGGGGGGGCAGGCCCAGCGGGTGGCCCTGGCCCGGGCCCTGGCCCTTGATCCCGCCGCGCTCCTACTCGACGAGCCGTTGGCGGCGCTCGACGCCGCCACCAGGGTCGAGGTGCGCCGCGAGCTGAGGCGCCACCTGGTCGGCTTTGCTGGGCCCACCGTGCTCATCACCCACGACGCCGTCGATGCGATGGCCCTGGCCGATCGGGTGGCGGTCATGGAGAACGGGCAGATAACCCAGGTCGGCACCCTGGCCGAGGTTATGGCCCGACCCCGTTCGCGATATGTGGCCGACCTGATCGGCACCAACCTCCTGCACGGCACCGCATCCGGAACAACGCTGACCACAGACCAGGGAGCCACGCTCACCCTGGCCGAAACTCACCACGGTGAGGTGGCGGTGACGTTGGCACCGGCCGCGGTGGCGCTGCATCGGAGCCCGCCCGAAGGCAGCCCCCGCAACCGCTGGTCGACCACGGTGCGTCACCTCGACCTTGTGGGTGATCGGGTGAGGGTCGGCCTCGGCGATCCGGTGCCCCTGACGGCTGAGATAACCACCGCGGCCCGCGCCGAACTCGACCTCCGTGAAGGCGACGAGATCTGGGTCGCCGTCAAGGCCACCGAGATCGTGGCCTACCCGCGGTAA
- a CDS encoding DUF808 domain-containing protein: protein MAGGLVGLLDDVAALAKLAAASIDDVGAAAGKASVKAAGVVVDDTAVTPGYVQGLAADREIPIVRRIAMGSLRNKLVFILPAAIALSSVAPKLVEVILMCGGAYLCYEGAHKAIHALKKDDHDHDVPVVVQGPEAEEATINSAIRTDFILSAEIMVIALKDVIDEPVVSRAIILAVVAVLITIAVYGLVALIVKMDDVGLTLARKDSESAQRIGRAMVAGMPKLLATLSTVGIAAMLWVGGHILLAGAAELGWHTPYDLVHDLAHALPHEGAIGGVISWLANTLASALIGIAVGVLLTVVVERLPMAKKADATAH from the coding sequence ATGGCCGGCGGTCTGGTCGGGTTGTTGGATGACGTGGCGGCACTGGCCAAGCTGGCGGCCGCGTCCATCGACGATGTCGGCGCCGCCGCGGGCAAGGCCAGCGTGAAGGCCGCCGGAGTGGTGGTCGACGACACCGCGGTCACCCCCGGATACGTGCAGGGCCTGGCTGCCGATCGGGAGATCCCCATCGTGCGTCGGATCGCCATGGGATCGCTGCGCAACAAGTTGGTGTTCATCCTGCCGGCCGCCATCGCTCTGAGTTCGGTGGCGCCCAAGCTGGTCGAGGTCATCTTGATGTGCGGTGGCGCCTACCTCTGTTACGAGGGTGCCCACAAAGCCATCCATGCCCTGAAGAAGGACGACCACGACCATGATGTCCCGGTGGTGGTGCAGGGGCCAGAGGCCGAGGAAGCCACCATCAACAGCGCCATCCGGACCGACTTCATCTTGTCGGCCGAGATCATGGTCATCGCCCTCAAGGACGTGATCGACGAACCGGTGGTGTCGCGCGCCATCATCCTGGCCGTAGTGGCGGTGCTGATCACCATCGCCGTCTACGGACTGGTAGCCCTCATCGTGAAGATGGATGACGTCGGACTTACCCTGGCCCGCAAGGACTCCGAGTCAGCCCAGCGCATCGGTCGAGCCATGGTCGCAGGGATGCCCAAACTCCTGGCCACCCTGTCGACGGTGGGTATCGCGGCCATGTTGTGGGTGGGTGGTCACATCCTCCTCGCCGGTGCCGCCGAACTGGGATGGCACACGCCCTACGACCTCGTGCACGACCTGGCCCATGCCCTGCCCCACGAGGGTGCGATCGGCGGGGTGATCTCGTGGCTGGCCAACACGTTGGCGTCGGCCCTGATCGGCATCGCAGTGGGTGTGCTCCTCACTGTGGTCGTCGAGCGCCTCCCCATGGCCAAGAAGGCCGACGCCACCGCGCACTGA
- the katG gene encoding catalase/peroxidase HPI, giving the protein MGSAAGGCPMLGHSHNATGSSANQHWWPEQVNLKVLARNAPSSDPMGEDFDYASEFESLDLAAVKADIAELLTTSQDWWPADYGTYGPLMIRMAWHSAGTYRIHDGRGGAGTGTQRFAPLNSWPDNANLDKARRLLWPVKQRYGAKLSWADLMILAGNVALESMGFATFGFGGGRADVWEPEEDLYWGPEDAWLADERYSGDRQLADPLGAVQMGLIYVNPEGPNGEPSALAAARDIRETFARMAMDDEETVALIAGGHTFGKAHGAGDADTYVGREPEGANLEDQGLGWISTFGSGHGSDTITSGLEGAWTPTPTTWDNTYFEVLFGYDWDLVRTPSGAQQWIPTDPDAATVPDAHDPSVKHLPIMFTTDLALRMDPAYAKISRRFLENPDQFADAFARAWFKLTHRDMGPVSRYLGSEVPAEALIWQDPLPVLDHDLVDDADVAALKEKVLASGLTVGQLVSTAWASASTYRDSDKRGGANGARIRLSPQKDWPVNDPGVLSQVLSTLEKIQADFNAGNGSKQISLADLIVLGGGAAVEQAARAAGVEVIVPFSPGRTDATDDQTDVVSFAVLEPKADGFRNYQAAGDQSRPEHQLVDRAAQLRLSSPEMTVLVGGLRVLGANSAGSTAGVFTDRPGALTTDFFVNLLDMGTVWSAGSDGAGYQGRNRSSGELRWTATAADLVFGSNSQLRALAEVYAGDDAGEKFVTDFVAAWAKVMDLDRFDLR; this is encoded by the coding sequence ATGGGATCGGCCGCTGGTGGCTGCCCGATGCTCGGTCACAGCCATAACGCCACCGGATCCTCCGCCAACCAGCACTGGTGGCCCGAACAGGTAAACCTCAAGGTGCTGGCCCGCAACGCACCCTCGTCGGACCCCATGGGTGAGGACTTCGACTACGCCTCCGAGTTCGAGAGCCTCGACCTGGCCGCGGTGAAGGCCGACATCGCCGAGTTGCTCACCACCTCCCAGGATTGGTGGCCCGCCGACTACGGCACCTATGGCCCGTTGATGATCCGCATGGCCTGGCACAGCGCTGGTACCTACCGGATCCATGACGGTCGGGGTGGAGCCGGGACCGGAACCCAACGGTTCGCCCCGCTGAACAGTTGGCCCGACAACGCCAACCTGGACAAGGCCCGGCGCCTGCTGTGGCCGGTGAAGCAGCGTTACGGCGCCAAGCTCTCGTGGGCCGACTTGATGATCCTGGCCGGCAATGTGGCCTTGGAGTCCATGGGGTTCGCCACGTTTGGTTTCGGTGGTGGGCGCGCCGACGTTTGGGAACCCGAGGAAGACCTGTACTGGGGGCCAGAAGATGCCTGGCTGGCTGATGAGCGCTACTCGGGAGACCGGCAGCTGGCCGACCCGTTGGGCGCGGTTCAGATGGGTCTCATCTACGTCAACCCCGAAGGCCCCAACGGTGAGCCCAGCGCCTTGGCCGCGGCCCGTGACATCCGTGAGACCTTCGCCCGGATGGCCATGGACGACGAGGAAACGGTGGCGCTCATCGCCGGCGGCCACACCTTCGGCAAGGCCCACGGCGCTGGTGACGCCGACACCTACGTAGGTCGTGAGCCCGAGGGCGCCAACCTTGAAGACCAAGGGCTCGGATGGATCAGCACCTTCGGGAGCGGCCACGGATCCGACACCATCACCAGCGGGCTGGAAGGGGCCTGGACCCCCACCCCGACCACGTGGGACAACACCTACTTCGAGGTGTTGTTCGGCTACGACTGGGATCTGGTCCGGACCCCGTCGGGGGCCCAGCAGTGGATACCCACCGATCCTGATGCCGCCACCGTTCCCGACGCCCATGACCCTTCGGTGAAGCACCTGCCGATCATGTTCACCACCGACCTGGCCCTGCGGATGGATCCGGCCTACGCCAAGATCTCCCGCCGGTTCCTGGAGAATCCCGACCAGTTCGCTGATGCCTTCGCCCGGGCGTGGTTCAAGCTCACCCACCGAGATATGGGACCGGTCTCTCGCTACCTTGGCTCGGAGGTACCGGCCGAGGCCCTGATCTGGCAGGACCCGCTGCCCGTTCTCGACCACGACCTGGTCGATGACGCCGACGTCGCTGCGCTCAAGGAGAAGGTGCTGGCCTCGGGGCTCACCGTCGGCCAGTTGGTGTCCACGGCCTGGGCGTCGGCCTCCACCTACCGCGACAGCGACAAGCGAGGAGGTGCCAACGGGGCCCGGATCCGTCTCTCCCCCCAGAAGGACTGGCCGGTCAACGATCCTGGCGTACTCAGCCAGGTCCTGTCGACGCTGGAGAAGATCCAGGCCGACTTCAACGCCGGCAACGGCTCCAAGCAGATCTCGCTGGCCGACCTGATCGTGCTGGGTGGGGGTGCCGCCGTGGAACAGGCGGCTCGGGCTGCGGGAGTCGAGGTGATCGTGCCGTTCTCGCCGGGGCGCACCGATGCTACCGACGACCAGACCGACGTGGTGTCCTTCGCCGTGCTCGAACCAAAGGCAGACGGTTTCCGCAACTACCAGGCTGCCGGGGACCAGAGCCGACCCGAGCACCAGTTGGTGGACAGGGCTGCCCAGCTGAGGTTGAGCTCTCCGGAGATGACTGTCCTCGTCGGTGGTCTACGGGTACTCGGTGCCAACTCCGCCGGTTCGACGGCGGGTGTGTTCACCGACCGGCCCGGCGCGCTGACCACCGACTTCTTCGTGAACCTGCTCGACATGGGCACGGTGTGGTCGGCGGGCTCCGACGGAGCGGGCTACCAGGGTCGGAACCGCTCCAGCGGCGAACTCCGCTGGACCGCCACCGCCGCTGATCTGGTGTTCGGGTCCAACTCCCAGCTCCGAGCCCTGGCTGAGGTCTACGCCGGAGACGATGCCGGCGAGAAGTTCGTTACCGACTTCGTGGCGGCCTGGGCCAAGGTGATGGACCTCGACCGCTTCGACCTTCGTTGA
- a CDS encoding N-acetyltransferase, translating into MTGAEDIAGDRPDRSNDVVDDTGSHRFRCRENGQEATLIYRQSPGRLTLVHTGVPEALGGRGIGGRLVQAAVERAARSGEVIAPGCPYARAWLTKHQEEAARVTIDWSEPPTPE; encoded by the coding sequence ATGACCGGTGCCGAAGACATCGCAGGTGATCGCCCGGATCGTTCGAACGACGTCGTCGATGACACCGGCAGCCATCGCTTCCGGTGCCGCGAAAACGGCCAGGAGGCCACGCTCATCTACCGCCAGAGCCCGGGCCGGCTCACCTTGGTGCACACCGGTGTGCCCGAGGCCCTCGGCGGTCGGGGAATTGGCGGCAGGTTGGTGCAGGCGGCGGTTGAACGCGCCGCCCGCTCCGGAGAGGTGATCGCCCCCGGCTGCCCCTACGCCCGAGCCTGGCTCACGAAACACCAGGAAGAGGCGGCTCGGGTCACCATCGACTGGTCCGAGCCGCCCACCCCTGAATAG